The genomic interval CAATGACTTCCAAGATATTATTCCCATTTGGCATGGTGACAAAATTTATTATCTTTCAGATAGAGATTTTACGATGAATTTATTTTCCTACGATTTGAACACGAAACAAACTCGAAAAATCACCAATTTTGATTATTATGATGTGAAATTCCCTTCAAAAGGCAAAAATCATATCGCATTTGAAAATGGCGGAAATATTTATTTAATGGATTTAGCAAATGAAAATGTCCGCCAAATAAATATTGAAGTTAAAGAAGATTTTCCGCAATTACGCACTTCATTGGTGACAGTGAAAGATAGAATTACAAGTGCTGACATTTCCCCAAGCGGTGCACGTGCACTATTTACAGGGCGAGGCGATTTATTCACCGTTCCTGCTTCCAAGGGAAATATCCGAAATCTTACAAGCACTTCCGGAATTCATGAAAGAAGCTCAGTATGGTCGCCTGACGGCTCATTGATTGCATTCATCAGCGATAAAAGCGGTACAGATGAAATATATATCATAAAAGCTGATGGAACGGGCGAAATTAAATTGACTAATGATGGAAATTTTTATCGTTATGGATTGAAATGGTCGCCGGACAGCAAGAAATTAATATCATCCGATAATACTCGCAATTTATATTATATTGATATTGTAAGCAAAAAGCAGACTAATATTGCTAAGTCAAGATTTTGGAGTTTTTCCGATTTTGATTGGTCGCCGGATAATCAATGGATTGCTTACACAAATTATACAGACCGCCGCACAGGAATGATTTATATTTATTCGCTTAAAGATAATAAGAGCTATCCCGTTACAAATGAATTCTTTAACAGCTACGGAGTAGAATTTTCTCCCGGAGGACGCTTCTTATTTTTCATTTCTGACCGTAATTTTAAACCAAATTTTGGGGCTTTCGAATATAATTTCCAATATTCGGATATGTCTAAAATATATGGTGTTACGTTGCAAGACACAACATTAAATCCATTTGCAGTATTTGAAAGTGACGAAGAAAAGGGCGATGAGAAAAAGCCAACCAAGAAAAAGGAAAAAGCAAGTGCCGAAAACCCGATAAGAATAGATTTTGAAGGCATAGAAAGCAGAATATTCGAATTTCCTGTTGCAGCGGGAAATTATTCCAATTTGACTGCGACAATGAATTATCGAATGTATTTTGTACGGAGTGCATCCGGTCAAAAGCCTAAGTTCTATTATTATGATGCAGTTAAGCGCGAAGAAAAAGAAGTTGGTGAGTTTTCGCAATATGTAATTAGTCATGATGAAAATTCAATTTTATTCAAATCGGGCGAAGATTATTATATTTCATCTCTGAAAGAGAATATTACAACTAAAGAAGGGAAATTAGATTTCAAAGATATGCAAGTGATGCTTGACCGACGTGCAGAATGGAAGCAGATTTTCAATGAATCTTGGCGCCACATGAAGCACTTTTTCTATGACCCGAATATGCACGGATATAATTGGGATTCCTTGAAAATTAAATACGAGCAGCTTCTCCCCTACGTAACTCACCGAACTGATTTGACTTACATTATCGGAGAAATGATTGGCGAACTCGATGCCGGACACGCTTACGTAAGTGGTGGCGATATGCCGAAAGTGACTGCAGTGCCAATCGGGTTATTAGGTGCCGATTATGA from Candidatus Kapaibacterium sp. carries:
- a CDS encoding PDZ domain-containing protein, giving the protein MIKFIISLTILLFIASELFAEPTRLLRYPNTSEADIAFVYGGDIYTVPLSGGIARRLTSSEGIERYPRFSQNGSEIAFTAEYDGSNEVYVMPSSGGIPQRLTYSHTEANVAERQGPDIIIMQWTPDGESILYRSRQNSWNILVGQLYTVGKAGGLPVQLPLPRGGFASMNSDGTKLAYNRIFREYRTWKRYSGGQADEIWIYDLATGQSENITNNDFQDIIPIWHGDKIYYLSDRDFTMNLFSYDLNTKQTRKITNFDYYDVKFPSKGKNHIAFENGGNIYLMDLANENVRQINIEVKEDFPQLRTSLVTVKDRITSADISPSGARALFTGRGDLFTVPASKGNIRNLTSTSGIHERSSVWSPDGSLIAFISDKSGTDEIYIIKADGTGEIKLTNDGNFYRYGLKWSPDSKKLISSDNTRNLYYIDIVSKKQTNIAKSRFWSFSDFDWSPDNQWIAYTNYTDRRTGMIYIYSLKDNKSYPVTNEFFNSYGVEFSPGGRFLFFISDRNFKPNFGAFEYNFQYSDMSKIYGVTLQDTTLNPFAVFESDEEKGDEKKPTKKKEKASAENPIRIDFEGIESRIFEFPVAAGNYSNLTATMNYRMYFVRSASGQKPKFYYYDAVKREEKEVGEFSQYVISHDENSILFKSGEDYYISSLKENITTKEGKLDFKDMQVMLDRRAEWKQIFNESWRHMKHFFYDPNMHGYNWDSLKIKYEQLLPYVTHRTDLTYIIGEMIGELDAGHAYVSGGDMPKVTAVPIGLLGADYEFDKSSGFYRIKKIYEGMNWEENLRSPLTEPGLNIKNGDYIVAINGVTLNQSRTPFSELINKADKFVEIEINSKASRDGARKLNIKTLKSEKDLRYYDWVETNRRKVDSATGGRIGYVHIPDMSPFNGLNWFVRYFYPQTKKEGMIIDDRYNGGGNVSPMIIERLRRELAIVKYGRNQDEILTNPDAIMTGPMVCLINEQSMSDGDLFPFQFKRLNLGPVIGKRSWGGVVGIYGSLPLLDGSDVRKPEVANFSPDGKWILEDVGMVPDIEVDNDPWKEYHGTDEQLNRGIEIILDLLKTDTKPKIPALPQFPDKKKDFGK